A segment of the Odoribacter splanchnicus DSM 20712 genome:
TCCGGCCACGTATTTACAACCGTACTTATCGGCATATTCCTTCACCCTTCCCCGGTAGAACAATTTTAACTCCATCATATATTCCAACTTTCCAGCACCGATCCCTTCGGGATCGTAAATATAACCGCTGCTATCCGACAGAGTCACCACCTTTGCGCCGAGCTCGTTCAGTTTCTGTACCGTGTAAAGGGCCACATTTCCCGCCCCCGAGACGGCTACGGTCTTGCCCTTCAGCTCTATATTCCGGGTCTTCAGCATCTCCAACAGGAAATATACATTCCCATAACCGGTAGCTTCGGGACGGATCAGAGAACCACCGGATTCCAGGCCTTTGCCCGTAAAAGTTCCGCTATTTTCCCTCGCCAGTTTTTTATACATTCCGTACATATAATTAACCTCCCGGCCACCGACACCGATATCCCCTGCCGGAATATCCGTACCGGGTCCGATATTGCGCCATAACTCCAAAATATAGGCCTGACAAAAACGCATAATCTCGGCATTCGATTTTCCTTTCGGATTAAAATCCGAACCACCTTTAGCCCCTCCCATCGGTAAAGTAGTCAGTGAATTTTTAAAGGTCTGCTCGAAAGCCAGGAATTTTAAAATAGATAAATTCACGGAGGAATGGAAACGGATTCCTCCTTTGTAAGGACCTATAGCATTGTTGTGCTGGATGCGGTAGCCCATGTTGGTATGCACATTTCCCTGATCATCTGTCCAGGTCACCCGAAACGAGAAAATCCGATCGGGAATACAGAGCCGCTCGATCAAATTGCTTTTTTCAAACTCGATATTCCGATTATAGGTATCTTCGATGGTATTCAATACCTCTTCTACTGCCTGGTGGTATTCCGGTTCGTTGGGAAACCGCCTTTTCAATTCTGTCAAAACGTCTTTTGCTTTCATAAGATATAGGTTAAATCAGAAGCCCGCCCGAAGGCGGGTTTCATGGGTCAGTTGTATATAAATTGTCAGTAGTGTGTGTTTCGTTTGTACGAACAAAGGTAGCGCATAATATCAAAAATAATTCATTTTGTTAAATTTCAAACACGAAAGGAAGATTTGTGTAATTTCGGGAAAGTGAAAACGTTAACGCCCTCATTCTTTCACAGAAAAACAGCTTCATCATCAAAGCCGCTCCAGGGCGACCGCACCAAAA
Coding sequences within it:
- a CDS encoding NADP-specific glutamate dehydrogenase, whose protein sequence is MKAKDVLTELKRRFPNEPEYHQAVEEVLNTIEDTYNRNIEFEKSNLIERLCIPDRIFSFRVTWTDDQGNVHTNMGYRIQHNNAIGPYKGGIRFHSSVNLSILKFLAFEQTFKNSLTTLPMGGAKGGSDFNPKGKSNAEIMRFCQAYILELWRNIGPGTDIPAGDIGVGGREVNYMYGMYKKLARENSGTFTGKGLESGGSLIRPEATGYGNVYFLLEMLKTRNIELKGKTVAVSGAGNVALYTVQKLNELGAKVVTLSDSSGYIYDPEGIGAGKLEYMMELKLFYRGRVKEYADKYGCKYVAGGRPWGEKCDIAMPSATQNELNGDEARTLVANGCVAVSEGANMPSTPEAIQVFLENKLLYVPGKAANAGGVATSGLEMCQNAQKISWTREEVDQKLKEIMQSIHAQCVKYGTQPDGYVNYVKGANVAGFIKVARAIMDQGIL